The proteins below come from a single Streptococcus porcinus genomic window:
- a CDS encoding thiamine diphosphokinase — protein sequence MLKIALVAGGDLETLPKQYDFYCGIDRGSLFVIEENLPLTYAVGDFDSVSESELSNIKREAKHFMQSPAEKNDTDTELALKTVFEDYPEAEVTIFGAFGGRLDHLLSNLYLPSNPELKPFLSQITLLDHQNHVQFRPSGSHIIHQVEGMTYVSFMAVGQNPLSIKGAKYDLTSSNYFEKKVYSSNEFIGQPIEVSVDSDYIIIIQSRDRS from the coding sequence ATGCTTAAAATAGCCTTAGTTGCTGGCGGTGACCTTGAGACACTTCCTAAGCAATACGATTTCTATTGTGGTATTGATCGTGGTAGCCTTTTTGTTATTGAAGAAAATTTACCTTTAACTTATGCAGTAGGTGATTTTGATTCGGTTTCTGAGTCGGAATTATCGAATATAAAAAGGGAGGCTAAACACTTCATGCAGTCGCCTGCTGAAAAAAATGATACAGATACGGAGTTAGCTTTAAAGACAGTTTTCGAAGATTATCCAGAAGCGGAGGTGACGATTTTTGGGGCCTTTGGAGGACGATTGGATCATTTATTATCCAATCTTTACTTGCCTAGTAATCCAGAGTTAAAGCCTTTTCTATCGCAGATTACTCTTCTTGATCACCAAAACCATGTGCAATTTCGTCCAAGTGGTAGTCACATCATCCATCAAGTAGAGGGTATGACTTATGTTTCTTTTATGGCCGTAGGTCAAAATCCCTTGTCAATAAAAGGCGCTAAATACGACTTAACTAGTTCAAATTATTTTGAGAAAAAAGTCTATTCTAGTAATGAGTTTATTGGACAACCAATAGAAGTCAGTGTTGATTCTGATTATATTATTATTATTCAAAGTAGAGACAGGAGTTAA
- the rpe gene encoding ribulose-phosphate 3-epimerase: protein MTSHKIAPSILAADYANFAAELKRIEETDAEYVHIDIMDGQFVPNISFGADVVASMRKHSRLVFDCHLMVINPERYVEAYAQAGADIMTIHVESTHHIHGALQKIRTAGMKAGLVINPGTPVSAIEPLLSLVDQVLIMTVNPGFGGQAFIPECLDKVKKVVEMRQRAGLDFDIEVDGGVDDKTIAACAKAGANVFVAGSYLFKADDLVSQVQTLRLALDA from the coding sequence ATGACAAGTCACAAAATTGCACCTTCTATTTTAGCGGCTGACTATGCTAATTTTGCCGCAGAGTTAAAACGTATTGAGGAAACAGATGCTGAGTATGTTCATATTGATATTATGGACGGTCAATTTGTTCCTAATATTAGCTTTGGTGCAGACGTAGTCGCTAGTATGCGCAAACATAGCAGACTGGTTTTTGATTGTCACTTGATGGTGATTAATCCTGAGCGTTATGTGGAAGCTTATGCGCAAGCAGGTGCCGATATTATGACAATCCATGTTGAGAGCACTCATCATATTCATGGTGCCCTACAAAAAATTAGAACAGCTGGTATGAAAGCTGGCCTTGTTATCAATCCTGGAACGCCAGTAAGTGCCATTGAGCCTCTCTTATCCTTGGTTGATCAAGTTCTGATTATGACAGTAAATCCTGGCTTTGGAGGTCAAGCCTTCATTCCAGAGTGTTTAGACAAGGTTAAAAAAGTTGTTGAGATGCGTCAAAGGGCTGGTTTAGACTTTGATATTGAAGTTGACGGTGGCGTCGATGACAAAACGATTGCAGCCTGTGCCAAAGCGGGTGCCAATGTTTTTGTGGCAGGCTCTTATCTCTTTAAAGCTGATGATTTAGTTTCTCAAGTCCAAACATTAAGGTTGGCTTTGGATGCTTAA
- the rsgA gene encoding ribosome small subunit-dependent GTPase A, which translates to MQGRIIKSLAGFYYVESEGRVYQTRARGNFRKKGQVPYVGDFVDFTAENNSEGYILAIHERKNELVRPPIVNIDQAVVIMSAKEPDFNSNLLDRFLVLLENKSIRPIVYISKLDLLQDLTAIEDARRHYEQVGYNFAMSLGQLLPHLREKVTVFMGQTGVGKSTLLNKISPELGLETAAISGSLGRGRHTTRAVSFYNVNGGKIADTPGFSNLDYAIDNGEDLSEAFPEIRHFSHNCKFRSCSHRHEPQCAVIAAVKAGRIWQRRYDNYLQFLSEIENRRETFKKVIKRK; encoded by the coding sequence TTGCAAGGAAGAATTATTAAATCTTTGGCCGGCTTTTATTATGTCGAGTCTGAAGGAAGAGTTTACCAAACACGTGCGCGTGGAAATTTTAGAAAAAAAGGACAGGTTCCCTATGTAGGCGATTTTGTTGACTTTACAGCAGAGAATAACTCGGAAGGTTATATTCTAGCCATACATGAACGTAAAAATGAGCTAGTCAGACCTCCTATTGTTAATATTGACCAAGCTGTTGTTATTATGTCGGCCAAGGAACCTGATTTTAACAGTAACCTTTTGGACCGTTTTTTGGTTTTGTTGGAAAATAAAAGTATTAGGCCAATTGTTTATATTTCTAAACTTGACCTACTTCAAGATCTGACAGCTATTGAAGATGCCAGGCGTCATTATGAGCAGGTAGGTTATAATTTTGCTATGTCTCTTGGTCAGCTTTTACCACATTTAAGAGAGAAAGTAACAGTCTTTATGGGACAGACTGGCGTCGGTAAATCAACACTTCTTAACAAAATTTCTCCAGAACTAGGCCTCGAGACGGCAGCAATCTCTGGTAGTTTAGGGCGCGGACGCCACACGACACGTGCTGTTAGTTTTTATAATGTTAACGGCGGGAAAATAGCTGATACGCCAGGTTTTTCCAACTTAGATTACGCTATTGATAATGGAGAGGACCTTAGTGAAGCTTTTCCTGAAATCAGACATTTTAGCCATAACTGTAAATTTAGATCCTGTAGCCATCGTCACGAACCGCAATGTGCTGTCATCGCTGCAGTAAAGGCAGGCCGGATATGGCAAAGGCGCTATGATAACTATTTACAATTCCTCAGTGAAATCGAAAACCGGCGCGAAACCTTTAAGAAAGTAATTAAAAGAAAGTAG
- a CDS encoding MDR family MFS transporter, translating to MSTDYNVDIHGKPFNRTTMVILLLVATFAGILNQTSLGTAIPTLMDSFHINLATAQQATTWFLLANGIMIPVSAYLATRFSTKWLYVSAYAILVVGLLITTLAPTSNWTLFLVGRIIQAVAVGITMPLMQVVMVNIYPAEQRGAAMGLSGLVVGLAPAIGPTFAGWLLKHDIILFGHNLAWRAIFVLPLIILTISFFLSPIFIKDVIPNKKMTLDFPSFILSIIGFGLFLWGFTNVASDGWENLTNVIIPILVGIVIIAIFIRRQLTLEQPFLDIRVFKVKQFSITTLAIALSMMAMMGVEMMLPLYLQNVHGLSALDSGLVLLPGALIMGIISPLAGSAYDKVGARRLALIGFTILGIGTIPFIFLTGTTPDHYITLLYAVRMFGIAMIMMPLTASAMSALPPHEAAHGTASNNTARQIASAIVVALLSSVTQNVINNNKPSKLLQEQNPLEYASKLLDASLKGFHISFTIGLSFAIIGFVVALFLRRGKVIEVGKEL from the coding sequence ATGTCAACAGATTATAACGTTGATATACACGGCAAGCCTTTTAATCGGACGACTATGGTTATTTTGCTATTAGTCGCTACCTTTGCCGGTATTTTAAATCAAACCAGTCTCGGTACCGCGATACCGACATTGATGGACAGTTTCCATATTAACTTAGCAACAGCTCAACAAGCAACCACGTGGTTCCTATTAGCAAATGGGATTATGATTCCTGTTTCAGCTTACCTTGCCACTCGTTTTTCAACCAAGTGGCTCTATGTGTCAGCTTACGCTATATTGGTTGTCGGACTACTAATCACAACCTTAGCACCTACATCCAATTGGACCCTTTTTCTAGTAGGTCGAATTATTCAGGCTGTTGCGGTTGGAATTACTATGCCCTTAATGCAGGTGGTAATGGTCAATATTTACCCAGCTGAACAAAGGGGAGCTGCAATGGGACTTAGTGGCTTAGTAGTTGGACTAGCTCCTGCAATTGGACCTACCTTTGCAGGTTGGTTATTAAAGCACGATATCATCTTGTTCGGTCATAATTTAGCTTGGCGTGCTATTTTTGTTTTACCATTAATTATCTTAACTATTTCATTTTTTCTATCACCCATTTTTATCAAAGATGTTATCCCCAACAAAAAAATGACCTTGGATTTTCCTTCCTTTATTTTATCTATTATAGGATTTGGTCTTTTTCTCTGGGGATTCACCAACGTGGCTAGTGATGGCTGGGAAAACCTGACTAATGTTATCATTCCAATTCTTGTAGGGATTGTTATCATTGCAATCTTTATCCGACGACAATTAACTTTAGAACAACCTTTCCTAGATATTCGTGTGTTCAAGGTTAAACAGTTCTCTATTACCACACTTGCCATCGCCTTATCTATGATGGCTATGATGGGAGTGGAAATGATGCTACCTCTGTATTTACAAAACGTACATGGTTTATCTGCCCTTGATTCTGGACTTGTCCTACTACCTGGAGCTCTAATCATGGGAATTATCAGTCCCCTCGCTGGGAGCGCCTATGATAAAGTTGGTGCTCGTCGACTTGCCTTAATTGGCTTTACTATTCTTGGTATCGGAACTATTCCTTTTATTTTCCTTACTGGAACAACACCTGACCACTATATTACCCTATTATATGCCGTTCGTATGTTTGGTATTGCCATGATTATGATGCCTTTAACAGCTTCAGCTATGAGTGCACTACCACCTCATGAGGCTGCTCACGGAACAGCTTCAAACAATACAGCTCGTCAAATTGCATCAGCCATTGTCGTTGCCTTATTATCAAGTGTAACTCAAAACGTTATCAACAATAATAAACCTTCAAAATTATTACAAGAGCAAAACCCACTAGAATATGCTTCTAAATTGTTAGATGCTAGTCTAAAAGGTTTCCATATCTCCTTTACTATTGGATTATCCTTTGCAATTATTGGTTTTGTCGTTGCCCTCTTTCTCCGTCGAGGAAAAGTTATTGAAGTAGGAAAGGAGCTTTAA
- a CDS encoding DUF4811 domain-containing protein, whose product MILLIIALATVLSFVTWMYIPKQLVRYLLGTLSLLSLLASTLYLTDHFVNHRGMTVDTKINKQEIYSAGDVKANFGLLIAKKIGTKSDHHVLIYREHKEDQKPKAHFVPNRKKINQATKISANYKQTDSDKAYLITTTKRYVWKTHLDKLMFGFGGETNELISQKAEAVIPRDYWLVVTPKQAQQLASLAPQLKADQEKALKANPQLTFKMQVLAKENPKALSKLQVDQLKKALGMIE is encoded by the coding sequence ATGATTCTATTAATCATTGCCTTAGCAACTGTGCTGTCCTTTGTGACATGGATGTATATTCCCAAACAGCTGGTAAGATATCTTTTGGGAACTCTGTCACTACTTAGTCTACTAGCTAGCACCCTCTATCTAACAGACCACTTTGTTAACCACCGAGGTATGACAGTTGACACAAAGATCAACAAACAGGAAATTTATTCTGCTGGTGATGTTAAAGCTAACTTTGGCCTTCTCATTGCTAAAAAGATTGGTACGAAATCAGACCACCATGTACTCATCTATAGAGAGCATAAAGAAGATCAAAAACCCAAAGCCCATTTTGTTCCTAACAGAAAGAAAATAAATCAAGCCACCAAAATATCTGCTAACTACAAGCAAACTGATAGTGATAAGGCCTATTTGATAACCACTACCAAACGGTATGTTTGGAAAACTCACCTTGATAAACTTATGTTTGGCTTTGGAGGAGAAACTAATGAACTGATTTCGCAAAAAGCGGAGGCGGTCATCCCAAGGGATTATTGGCTAGTGGTCACACCAAAGCAGGCGCAACAATTAGCTAGCCTTGCCCCTCAATTAAAAGCTGACCAAGAAAAAGCATTAAAAGCTAATCCTCAGTTAACTTTCAAAATGCAAGTTTTAGCCAAAGAAAATCCCAAAGCACTAAGCAAATTGCAAGTAGACCAATTAAAAAAAGCATTAGGAATGATTGAATAA